GAAGACTCAGAAGAACAGGCTCGACTCGCTGCTGCCAACTGGATTCTAAAGAGAAATGAAGAACCGTGGCTTCAACTATTTATTTATGACAAAACCACCGGAGAATTTATTGGCGGAACTGGCTTTCATCATATTATTTGGGAAGTACCCTCTGTTGAGACAGGATATTGGATACGCAGCTCTCGTGCAAAAGAAGGTTTGATGACCGAAGCGATTAATGCCATTACACAATATGCGTTCAAACAATTAGGCGTAAAACGAATGGCCATTACCTGTGACCTTGATAATAGCAGAAGTCGAATGATTCCCGAGCGACTGAATTACACCTTAGAGGCAACCCTAAAATCAAATAGAAAAAAACCAATTACAGGTGAAATCAGCGATACCCTTGTCTACGCAAAATATGATCTTGATAATCTACCCAATCTAAACGTGAATTGGCCTACAGAATGAACTCTCTCCAATTCAAAAACCTATGCGAAAATGACCTGGTGCTTCTCTACACTTGGTTCAAAGAACCAACGATTAACCAATTGTATGCTAGAAACCAAGCTTGGTCTCTTAAAGATATTCAAAAGAAATACCTACCCAGAATTTTAGGCCAAGAAAATGTACCCAGCTTTATCATTATCAAAAATGATAAAGCTATAGGGTTTATACAATATTATTGCCTGACAGGGTCTTTACCTGAGGGCATAGAAGGTTATAAAAACCCTTTGTTTAAAGAATACACTCCAAATCAACTTGCTGGAGTAGATCTTTTTATTGCACACGCAAAAGATCGTGGCAAGGGCATAGGGGAATCAATAATAAACAGCTTTATCTCAGAATATTTAACTCAGTTCCGGGCTGTTCTCGTTGATCCAAATAGTAATAATATTCACGCAATTCGATGCTATGAAAAAGCAGGGTTTGTAACATCAACGTTCAGCCAAGACCCAGACTATATTGTTATGATTAGAGCTTTAACTCCATTTTCATAGGATACATTATAAGATGCAAAATAGAAACCCGGCCCTCTTGTATAAAGGATTACCGTAGAAATACTGTATTATTTATGACCTTAATGGTGATATCATTTTCTAAATGACATCTAAAATCCTAAACGAGTCCAGAGGCAAACATCATGAGTCAATATAAACGTATTTTCATTATAGGTCATCCAGGTGCTGGAAAAGCCTTAGTCGCAAAAACTGTGGCAGAAAAACTGGGTTGGCAGTTTATCGATGCTGATTTAGGACTAGAGTTTCGTATGGGGCGCACCTTAACTGAAATTTTAGGAAAACAAGGTGAAAATAGCTTCTCTGCTTGCCAATCTGAACTATTAGCTACTCTAATGAATCAAGAGCACATTGTTGTGGCTACTGATGCCAGCATTGTTTGCAGCGAAAAGAATCGCCAATTACTATCAACAGAATGTGTTGTGAATTTGAAAGTGAGTACACCAGTCCAGATCGAGCGTAATGCTCGTCAACCTGCCCCACTGTTACTGAATACTGAACTCCTGTCATTTCTAGAAAGACTACATCAGGAACGCGATGGCTTGTATGACCAAGTGGCCCGTATAACTATTAATAGTGACGACAATGCCCTTGACAAGCATGTGCTCCGTATTCTGAACTCAGTATTAGACGTTAAAGACAGGGAGTCGGCTATTAATCCATTAAAATTAAATAAAAAAGATTTGACCATTTTTCATAAAACCGAGCATTTTCCAGTACAGCTAACCGATCAACAAGCTGCCTGTCTTAAATTACTGGCTCAAGGAAAAGCCGCAAAAGAAATTGCACGTACAATGAATATTTCGTATAGAACAGTAGAGGATTATCTTGCTAAAACAATGGAACTACTGGGATGCACCTCGAGCAAAGAGTTAATAGCTTTATATCATGATCAACCCTGATAGAGAAACTAAGGTCTAAACTAAAAGTTACACTGGCTTATAGAGGAAAGAATTTTATGTATCATAATAGCAACACAACATCTGGAGAAGATTAAAAATGAATAAATACAAGCGCATTTTTATCGTTGGTCATTCAGGAGCAGGTAAAGGCGTTCTAGCCCAAGCACTTGCAAAAAAAATGGGGTGGCAATTCATTGATGCTGATTTTGCCTTGGCTCCTTCAATAGGTCGACCTGTAACGGAAATCATTGGAAAACAAGGTGAAGACGCCTTCCATCAATGCTTATCAGATATTTTGTCTTATCAAAAAACCAAAGAAAATATAGTGGTAACGACCGATGATAGTATCATCTGTCATAAAAAAAACCGTGAATTGTTATCTTCTGAATTTGTGGTCAATTTGAAAGTAAGTCTCGATGTGCAATTGGATAGAATTGCTCATAATCGTCCACTACTACCTATGGCCGATTACAAAGCATTTCTAAATAAACTTCGCCAGGAACGTGATGATTTATATGAACAAGTAGCCAGTTTTTCGCTCAGTTCGGATGATGGAGCTATCGAAGAACATGTATCAAGCATTTTAAATGCTATTGAAAAATAAAAACGGCACTTTACTTTATTTATCATGTAAAAATAAGAGTTATTTTGTGCTTAAGGGAACCTACTCGGCTTCCCTATTACATCAATATGCTATCATTAAAAATGACTATTTAGTTGAGATGTCATATGAATTTTAAAATTACCGAACATTATGCAAGAGGGGAAGAAAAATTTATTGCTGAGTTTAATGAATTAAATGACGCAAAATTTTTTATGTCAAAAAAATCATCTATAGATGATGTGGAAAGAAAAAACGTTATTTATAGACTATATGATGACCATGAACTATTGCATGAATTAAATAAAGAAAACATTTCCATTACCCATGCCAAATATGCAGAAGGTAATGGTGATTTTAATAATGCAGCCCCATTTATTTTCCAAGTCGTGATAAAAACCATGGACTCTTTGGAAAGAAAAACAATTGCTCAATTTAATGATAAAAATGATGCCTATCTATTTGTCGTATGTAAATTCGAGCATGATAATACGATACATGATAACGATTTGCTCTTAATACTTAGGGATAAAATTTTAATTGATACGGCAAACAAAACCATCATTGCAAATCGAAAAAAAGAATCTAGTGGATCCAGTGGTAACGAGAAAGGATCAACATATAAGCTAAGTCCATTATCAACCAGGCCAACACCTGGCGGTGGCCCCGCCGATTATTGGGTTAAGAATGAGGATGAGGATGAATAAACAAGCATTGCGCATGGAACAGGTTGTACAGTCGTATGTAGCAGATAAACAATTCATGGGATCAATTCTTGTCGCACAACATGGGCATATTATTCTGAATAAAGGTTATGGCTACGCCAATCTTGAGTGGCAAATACCTAATACAACAACTACAAAATTTCGCATCGCCTCGCTCACAAAGCAGTTTACAGCCGTAGCGATTTTATTGCTTGAAGAGCAGGGTAAGCTTAAAATAAGCGATTTCATTAACCAATACATGCCAGATGCACCTTCCGCTTGGGACAAGGTATCTATCTTCCATTTGTTAAACCACACTTCTGGAATTCCTAGTTACACCAGTTTTCCAGATTTTGCTGCATTTACTACAAGTACCAAAACACCAGAACAACAAATCGATTTTTTTCGCAACAAACCATTAAGTTTTCAACCCGGATCAAACTTTGAGTACAACAATTCGGCCTATGTACTCCTAGGATATCTAATTGAAAAAATAAGTGGTCAAAGCTATGCAGATTTTGTTGTTCATAATATTTTCAAACCTCTTGATATGGACGATTCAGGATATGACTCCCATTCTGAGATAATATTACATCGCGCGTCTGGCTATATGGTGAGTCCCAATGGACTTTGTAATGCAGATTACTTAGATATGAGCATACCCTATTCAGCAGGTTCTCTTTACTCCACCACTCACGATTTACTGCTATGGGAACAAGGATTGTTTGGAGGAAAAATACTATCATCGGCATCACTAGAGAAAATGATTGAACCTTTTAAAAATGATTATGGATTCGGAGTAAGAATACATTCTTTAGATGGGCATAAATCAATAACACATGCCGGTGGCACCAGTGGATTCAATACAAAACTAATCTACTCGCCAGATGACAAGTTGACAGTAATCGTATTGGCCAATCTAAATGCATTAGGATATGTTGCGCAGGATCTTGCTTTGAAAATGGTGACCCTAGCTCATGGCAAGACAGTTACATTACCCTCAGAAAGAAAAGAAATAAATGTATCATCTGAAATACTTGCTCAATATGTTGGTATTTATAACTTTGCTCCCTATGTTGGTCCATACGGCTTAACACCCTTAAAGCAACTCGTTATTTCTCTAAAAAATGGCTACTTAATCGCACAAGAAACAAATCAACCAAAAACGCAACTTTTTCCCGAATCAGAAACTCAATTTTTTGGAAAAATACCAGACATCCAAATTAATTTTATCAAAAATAAACAAGGTCAAATCTCTCACATGGAATTGCACCAGGATGGGGAAGTTTCAACTGGAATAAATCATCAGCTATGAAAACTGCCTATGAGTCCACCTTTTAAATTATGAAATAACTGGAATTTTCATTATGCCCAAAAGCACCGTTCATCACCCCATAAACAAACCCAATTTTTTCTTAATAACGGGTGGCCCAGGCGCTGGGAAGACCTCTGTATTAAATGAATTAAACAAACAAGGTCAACTTGTTGTGCCTGAAGTAGCTCGCAAAATTATCCAAGCTCAAAATGCCGTTGATGGCAATGCAACACATTCCGGCAATAGAGATAATTTCTGTGATTTAATGCTTGAACAGTCCATAGCAGATTTTAAAAGAATGGAGCTGGTGAATCAGTCCGTTTTTTTTGACCGTGGCATTCCGGACTTATATGGTTATTCCCAACGATTTTGTGGCAAAATAAATACCGAAATAGTGCGAGCCACTCAGCAATATCGATATAACACTTCAGTTTTTATCTTCCCACCATGGTCTGAGATATATAAATATGATTTGGAAAGACAACAGGATTTTCAGGAAGCAATAGAAACCTGGAAAGCGATTAAGGAAGCACATACTGTCTGTGGCTATGACTTAATCGAAGTACCAAAAGATACTATCGAAAATAGGGTTAATTTTATTTTGCAATTAATGAACCTGTATAATGGATGAAAAAGGATTGCCCTAGAAATGCTGTATTATTTATAGTCATTTACTAACGGGCCACTAAAGAGCGCGGTATAAAGAAATATGATTGACCCCATAAAACAACTCAATATATGGATAGATGAAGAGCGCCATAAAGGTGCACCCAATCCTCAACAAGCAGTCTTGTCTACTGCAACAAAAAAGTCCATTCCCCATGCACGAGTGGTCGCTATTCGTGAGATTAGTGAACAAAGCTTATTGTTTTTCACTCAAAAAGGCACCCGAAAGGTGACTGAGTTAACCACTAATCCGAGTGCTTCACTCACTTTTTGGTTCGAGTTGTTACAGCGTGAAGTGATTATTGAAGGCGTAGTTGAGTCTTTATTGCCTGAGGAAAATGAACGATATTGGCAAACATATCCTCGCGAGGCGCAGATTAGATTTTATAGCTATGCAGCTACCTCATCCCAACCCATTTTAAACAAGCATCAACTCGAAAAGACAAAGAAGGACATTGACGTTAATTATCAGGACAAACCGCTACCAATGAGCGAATTTTATTGTGGATTTAGAATAAAACCTGTACGTATGGTATTTTATGCTTATCGCACTGATGAACTATCAGATGTGCTTGAATATCGCTATGTCGATAATAGCTGGATTAAAACGATGTTGTCTCCATAACTTACCTCTTTTTTTTGGTTAAATTATTTGGAACGATAACACTCTGAACAATGCTCAATCATTTCATATTATGGTAAAAATGATAATATCCCCCAAGAGGTACTTATGAACGATCGATTACATCGTTGGTTTTCTACTCTATCACAATACAGTAAAGCCCTTTACGCGTCATTCTATTCATTTGTTTTATATGCTGATGTGGTGAAGCGTTGGTACGGGTTGGGGATAGGATACCTTTTATTCCTCATTATTTTGGGAGCTATTCCTTTATCTGGACGGGTGATCGTAGCATTTAATCATTTTTTTAATGAGGAGATTCTATTCCCCATACAATCGATCCCTCCACTGACTATGCAAAATGGCGAGATCACTTACAATCAACCTATGCCTTATTTAATAAAAAATAACAAAGGAGAAGTGGTTTCAATAATCGACACAACAGGAACAGTGTCTGATATGAATCAGGCATATCCTCAACTCACGGTTTTAATTACCAAAAACAAAATGATTATAAGACCACCCAGTTATAAACAGTTTTTAGGTTTGGCTAAAGACAACATTGGCAACCCCATATATACACGTACTTTTGACAAAGGACTTAATGGACTGCTCTCTGGTGAAGAGTGGATTAATTCCACTGGGATTTCCAGATTAAATACTCTGATGCAAATCCTTATCTTTCCCAGTGTGACTTTATTTTATTTTGGAGTTTTTGGGGTTATGTTACTTCTACTGTCCGCATTAGTGCAGCTGTATTCTGATATTTTTTTCAGCTTTAAACTCCCATTTAAAGCCTCCTGCCGTCTATTGGCTGTAGCAGCAACACCTACCTTGGTGCTATTCTTTTTTATGCGATGCGGTAATTTTGCTGTACCGGGAATGAGTTTGGTTTATGGAGTGCTCGTTCTCAGTTATATCTCCTATGGGTTGTACTCAGTCAAACGACTTACTGTTTAATTTTATATATCCTAATTGGACTTAGCCCCCAACTCATTAATTCTATGCCCTGATAAATAGATTCAAATTGTTGGTGGTGTATCATTCGAGTGGTCACAATAATTCGGCTTCCTGGTTTTAGACGAGCCATCTTTGAGATTAATTCATTCCAGGTCGCATCAGTAAGGCAAGTAGCTGCCACGTAAATAATAGTAGCATCCCCAAAATCACAATGTAAAAAACTGTCATTGATAAATTGAATGCGCTCCATTTGGGGTAGGTATTCTTTCTCAACATCATGTTGTTGAAATCGTTGAATTGCTTTTTTAAGCAATGTATTCGATTGCTCATACAGCGGAGGCAACAACTCAATACCAATAGATTTGTTAACATTGAAAAATAATATAGTGCTCAATACTGCTTTTCCCGAGCCCGAACCTAAGTCATAAAAAATATCCTCAGTGGAAGGGGTGGCTCGTTCAAGAATGGTATAAAACGACAAAAAATCTATTTCTCCATAAATAAACTCCTTATCTTGAATCAAATGCAATAATCGATACCTTATCGAAGAGGATTTTGCATGAGCTTTTTTGTAAAGTGCCTCCAAAATCCCAGTCTTTTTTTCTATACTTGACCAATCTACCTTCTGAATTAGCTGTTTTTTTTGCTCTTTTTTCTTGAAATGGGGAACAAGTATGTTGGTTAATAGAAGTTTTAAGATAACTAATAAAAAAGGTATGGTGATAATAAAGTAGAACATTACGTGTCACAGTGTTTTAAGAAGCTTTATTATAGTATTACAGGTTCTTACGTAAAAATAATGTAAAAACTCCATCATACAGAATAAAATAAATTAATTTCACATATAATCTCCCTATTATTACAGATTTGAAATTGGTTTTCTTCATGAAAAAAGATAAAGAAAAACATCGACTCACCCCTGAGTCAACCACAGCAGAAGAACCAAAAATCTCTTCAACTACACTAGCGTTGCAACTATTAACCAAAGCAAAAGAAAAAAATAAAGAGGCAGAAAAAAAAGAGTCTGCTAATGAGACAGCAAAAGTACGTTGCAAGGTTTGTTTTAAAGAAATCGCACCTAAACGGCTTTGTTCTGGACATGGCGGAGGAGGCGGCGGTGGAGGTGACAGTGCCTCCTCTGATAAGACATCCGAGGAAAAAGCAAGGCAAGGTGAAGATAAATCTCTAACTCAACCAGGCAAAGTATTTGAGATTACGGATGCATTGATAGACGAATTTGATTCAGAAGAACTTAATTTAGAGTCTAGTTTTGCCCCAGAAATAATTGCGGAGTTGATCGATAAAGGACTATTGTTGGTTGATAGTGATCTCGAATCAAAGACCATTACCATTAAATTGCTTTGTGAGCCTAAGGTATTAACTGAAGAGCAAAGAGAAGAATTAAAAAAATTCATAGAAGCGATTACAAAAGAATTCAAAGAGTTTAAAGAAGAAAATAATCTTCCCGATGATTGCTTAAAAATCATTCAAGATGAGAATGGAAACATGCTTTCTCTTCGTATTACCATGCCCACATTAGCTTTATATGATGGATTTATCCAAAGGCTAGCAAATAATTTAGTTCCAATACCCAGTCAGAAAGCACAAGAAAGGAAGGATGTCACGAAAGATCAAGGTTTTGATCCAAATCCACTTTCGATGGAACCCAAGCCTTATAATTATAATAAAGATAAACTCTCTAAACCTGAAGAAATTGATCCAAATAAGGATGTAGAACCTAAAAAGTCGGAGGAAGATGAACAAAAAATCTTTAACCGATCTCCCTTCAATATGAAACCTTGGTAAAATGAGTATAGAAAATTAAAGATGAATCACTCTAAACGAAATAATCCCCGAACTGATGCTAAGCATTTCAAAAAAATATTGCTTAATTATTTTATAAGCGAATTCATATGGCTTTTGGCTTAAATGTAAACTTTATGTAAAAAAAGTCCGCGAATAAAAAACAAGCATGTTACTTAAATTATAATTAGAATTACTTGGTTTTAGGCCTAGTGTGTAAATAGGCTTTTTATGAGTCGGATAATACAAGCAATTAATTCAAAATTTGAAGAGGTTTTATATGCACATTGTTTTGTTATTAGGATCATCAACCGCTGGAAAAACATCTCTTTGTAGAGAGTTAGTGGCAAAACATAGTTGGAGTTCTGGAAGTGTTGATGAAATCTGTGACAAAATTCAAATTGAACGCACGGAAAAATTGACTCCTCTCTTACGTAAGGAGTTAAAAAATAAAAATCTTTTTGGCAATTTACAATCACTTATGACCGAAGATGACATTATAAAGCTTGCTAGTCGCGGTATCTTAACCATTTCAAAGGGAAATCATCAGTTTGCATATTCTTTCTCAAACCCTCTCCTTGAAGAGCTGGAACTGGTATTAAAAAAGGCTGGATTTAATGACATTGAAATCCCTGATCTTGCTAATTCCTTTCGTTTAGTGACTAAAATAGGCGACGCCGCCTTTAAAGATCATCCTTTTCCAGATCCCATGGAGAGGTTATATGATGATGTCTTCAATAAGAATAATTCTGAAAAATCATTTGTATTGGATGTTGTTCCCGATCCAAATGGCAGTGCTAAAGAGTGTTTAGAACAATTTGCAAAGCGTGCGCAGCTATATCGTAATCAAAATCCGAATGAAGCCCTAAGGACTTCTGTGGTATTTGCTTATTGTCCCCCTCAAAAACTGAGTGAACGTATTCAAGAGCGTAATCGTAAAGCTGAAATAGGTAACTCAGAGGATAAAAGAGTAGGATTATTCCCATTTTATCAATTAGCGGTTTTAACTACAGCAGATAAGAAATTAGACAATAACTCGGAGAATATCTTATCAAGAAATGAACTTTTTTATATGGTGAATAAACACGCCCATACTGATAAAATTGACGATCCGATATTTTTGGAAAATCCTGTTGATCAAGAAGCATTACAGCAAAATCATGATGATAATGTCGAAGTTACTATGATAAAAAATGGTAAGGTAATGATACAAACAAACAATGATAAGGTGGATATTCCAACATTTGATAAGCCTCGCATCGGTTCAAAAAATACAATTGAGGAATACAGTAAGTTAGCCAATAGGTTTGGATTTTTTGAAAAACAAGAACGTGTTTCTCTTAACATTCCTTCAGGAATAAGTTTTGATGCTGTGATTAATACTGCAAAAGGCAATCCAACATTTTTAGCAAATGAATTTATAGAGAAACTTGAGAAAAGTAAGGTATATTCAGAACGTATATCTATATTGTGAGGTAATTAAGCCTCTACCTCAAAATTGGAAAACCTCAAAGATCCTTTTTCTTTTATATTTATTTTCTCGAATGAATTCATAGGGTCAGAAAAATAAGATGTACCGACCTGGGGAAAAATTAGATTTTTTGTTTATCCTTTCTACGATCTCAGGGGACTCTTAAAGTCTGTTTGAACGCTTTTAGAAAAATTGTATAACTCAGGATACGCAGGGTATTAACCATACCTAGGAATTAAATTAGAATGGCTTCATGCTATAATTAGCTCATAGTGAACAATTTACGATACTAAATTATGCCAGAAATTACAGGAATTGACCGCGAGCTGATTGAATCCACTATGCGTCAAGCTCATATACCAGGTGTCAGTATTGCTTATAGAGATGGTAAAACAAGCACTCCGTCAACAACAAACATTGGCACAACCGACACACGTGATACTTCCATTGTGAGCGATGTGCAGGATGATACTGTTTTCGGTGCAGCCTCTTTGAGCAAGCCTGTTTTTGCTTACCTGGTATTAAAACTTATCGACAAAGGTGTTTTAAGTAGACCTGGAGAAAGTGCCGCGAGTGGCTTAGATAGACCTTTACATGAAGTGTTTCCTTTAGAAAAATTCTTTCATGAACATGGCAAACGATTAAGTGAAGTAGATATTGAAAGAGCTAAAGCAATTACGCCAAGGATGCTCCTGTCACATACATCCGGGCTAGGGATTGATGCTAGTGCTGCTTTGAGTTTTACACCTGGTACTGAATATGCCTACTCAGGTACGGGGCTCGAATATCTACAAAGAGTTATTAAGGAAAAAACAGAAAAATCACTGGGTGCTTTAGCTCAAGAGCATGTATTTGGGGAGTTAGCTTTGAATATGAAAAACAGTAGCTTTGTCCCACCTGGAGCCTCCGAAGATAAAGCTGATGCTGCTAATAGCCTCTACACAACAGCCAGTGATTATGCAAAGTTGATGACTGCCTGGATGCAGGATCCCAGTCCTGTTATGCAACAAGCGTTTGTAAGGCAAATCAGTTTAACCCAAGATAATCAAAGACTGACAGGAGAAACAAACCCTGCTGCTGAACATGTAGACATAAAAGTTAAAGAGCGTCTTGCGTGGGGTTTAGGATTGGGCTTAGAGCTTGATGAGACAGGTAAAGCAGTTAAAGCGTTTCATACAGGCGATATGAATCAATTTCGTGCGCAAACAGCACTCGATTTAGAAAAGAAATCCTGTATTGTTTATTTTGCGAATGCTCATAACGATATAGAGGCAAATGGCCATGTTTTAGGCCCACTCATTATTACACCAAAAATCCCCGTCGATTACGCCCATACATGGTTTTACTCAAAATTCCCGTTTGCATTAAACGTTGACCAGCTTCCTGAGGAACCTCATTTTGGCTTAAGAGTACAAGACAAGGATAAAAAAGTAGACAGCGATGCTGTCATGGGAGCATTTATGCCAAAAGGTGTGCCAACACCTGCTCCAACTCCTCATGAGAAAAAAGAAGCAGCTGATGCGAACTTAGAAGTACAGGAAGTTAGTAGCTATGCTGTCATGAGAGTGCTAATGCCAAAACAATCTCTGGCGCCAGCACCAGCACCAAGTTCTCATGAAATACAAAAACAGTCCGCTGAAGTATCCTCTCATACAACGGTGGTTGAAGAAGAAAGTCTGGCAGAAACTGATAAACCATCATCACCATCCCCACTTAAAATGACACCCAAACCACCTGATTACTCTTGATGTTTTATTTGCGAATCTATGCCCCGAGCCATTTAAATACAGTCGGTATTTTATTTTTTACGCAAGAATTTCTGATCTATATATCAATCATCACCTAGAGGTTTTGGTTTGAGTATAGTTTGAAAGTGAGACGGTGAACTATCGGCGAACAACGGTTAATCCGTCATCCAAAAAATTAGCCAACTTAAAATTCAAAAAATGGCAATCAAGTTAGCTATTCGCAGGGATTATTTAAAATTTTTATTTGGTTATGTTTATAATAAATCCAACATAAATGTGTTATAATTGTCTATTTGTGATTGATTAGATATCAAAAATGATGTTAGAAAAAAATAATATTGCCTTAATTTCCAGCGATAATGTAAAACAATTATTATCGCCTTTATCGAGCTTCAATATCAGTTATTTTGCCTACACCAAAGCTTATATAGATGGCTCAAGAGCACGATTAACTTCTAATGCGGAACATCTTAAAGCTTGGTTTGAAGATGAGCTTTATTTGCAGGGCAATGCCAATGCAAAAATTGATTTATATGAAAGCCAAGCAGCCTTAACCTCTACTTTGCCCAATCAATACCCAGTAAAATGGTCCGAAGATTATTTTAATATAGCCCATGGAATTCATCTGATAAGAAAACATGACGATTATTGTGAATTTTTTATGTTTGCTTCAACACCAAAGCATCCAGAAGTAGTGAATTTGTATCTAAACCACCTTGATATCCTCCAAAATTTTTGTGACTATTTCAAACTAAAAGCAGCTGATTTATTAATAAAGGCTGAACAGCAAAAAATTGTTACCCCCTTCCATAATAATGGCATAAAAGCTTCTCACCCAAATAATCTGGAACAAATCAATCAAGAACTCAAAAATCAGTTCAAGTTTACAAAAAGACAGCAACAATGCATCACGCTATTGTTAAAAGGTTCTAGTACAAAATCGATCTCCTCTCAATTAGAGTTATCTACACGAACCGTTGAACACTATATTGATTCTATTAAGGCGAAATTATTAGTACGCAATAAAGCTGAATTAATTATCAAACTAGTCCATTTATTCGGAAATTAATTACTTAATTCATTTCTGACTTCTAAAGATATATTTTTTTCAGTGGTTGATAAAATGCCTGTTCTTCCAAATATGCTATGGTTTATTATTGACTGCTCCACTGGACTGATTGAAGAATTTAATTCTTTTTGGGCGTTAGTGAATAGTGTGGATACCCATTTCAAAATTAATTCAATAGACCCATTATTTTTTTGCTTCTCTTCAAGTGATAAAGTGCTAAGCAAACCGATATCCATAGGTAAATACTCGTTAAGTTTTGATTGAGTTTGTAGAAACAGTGATTCAACTTGTAATTTAACCTGTTTCATTTCACTTCCTACTACCTCATTGTGTAATTTATTATAAAACACAGCCCACTGCTGGCGAATTTGATTTATGTAAGTCCGCTTAAATGAATCAAAAAAAGCATTCCAATCCACTGTTTCTCCCTTACTTTGTCTAGATAGTAGTTTTTTTGATAACAAATAAGTTGATTCCCATTCTTTATTTACTTCAAGAGGGGATGGACTTAGATTGGTGTTGCCAGTTAATAATTGGCAATTGATTAAAAACTCTTTCTTAAACTCACTGGATTCAAAGAGAGTATTCACCACAGCCAACTGTTGGAAAAATAGCTGCAATTTTTCAAAATAGACTTCTTCTTTAAGAGCTCCTTGATACCTACGTGCTGATTCCTGCTCAATTTTTTTAGTTCGTACGTAGCCAAGTGCCTTTATTTTTTCTTCCGGAGGCACATCCAATTGAATGAATTTTTCTAAGGAAAGCATATTAGAAGTATTTAAGGTGGTCACAAAATTTACTATGACCATCATTTGTATCAGTGATTTTATATGATCATCTTCATAAGAAAGAATCATTTCACAACTTCCGGGTTGTCCTTGACGAGCAGCACGGCTTTCGCCTTGAACTTCGACACGTAGATTTGCAGGATAA
This Legionella fallonii LLAP-10 DNA region includes the following protein-coding sequences:
- a CDS encoding GNAT family N-acetyltransferase, which translates into the protein MKPILINLPMPIITPRLLIRPTQVNDGKAVNAAILESYEELHRFMDWAKTKPSVEDSEEQARLAAANWILKRNEEPWLQLFIYDKTTGEFIGGTGFHHIIWEVPSVETGYWIRSSRAKEGLMTEAINAITQYAFKQLGVKRMAITCDLDNSRSRMIPERLNYTLEATLKSNRKKPITGEISDTLVYAKYDLDNLPNLNVNWPTE
- a CDS encoding GNAT family N-acetyltransferase: MNSLQFKNLCENDLVLLYTWFKEPTINQLYARNQAWSLKDIQKKYLPRILGQENVPSFIIIKNDKAIGFIQYYCLTGSLPEGIEGYKNPLFKEYTPNQLAGVDLFIAHAKDRGKGIGESIINSFISEYLTQFRAVLVDPNSNNIHAIRCYEKAGFVTSTFSQDPDYIVMIRALTPFS
- a CDS encoding shikimate kinase; this encodes MSQYKRIFIIGHPGAGKALVAKTVAEKLGWQFIDADLGLEFRMGRTLTEILGKQGENSFSACQSELLATLMNQEHIVVATDASIVCSEKNRQLLSTECVVNLKVSTPVQIERNARQPAPLLLNTELLSFLERLHQERDGLYDQVARITINSDDNALDKHVLRILNSVLDVKDRESAINPLKLNKKDLTIFHKTEHFPVQLTDQQAACLKLLAQGKAAKEIARTMNISYRTVEDYLAKTMELLGCTSSKELIALYHDQP
- a CDS encoding shikimate kinase — protein: MNKYKRIFIVGHSGAGKGVLAQALAKKMGWQFIDADFALAPSIGRPVTEIIGKQGEDAFHQCLSDILSYQKTKENIVVTTDDSIICHKKNRELLSSEFVVNLKVSLDVQLDRIAHNRPLLPMADYKAFLNKLRQERDDLYEQVASFSLSSDDGAIEEHVSSILNAIEK
- a CDS encoding serine hydrolase; this translates as MNKQALRMEQVVQSYVADKQFMGSILVAQHGHIILNKGYGYANLEWQIPNTTTTKFRIASLTKQFTAVAILLLEEQGKLKISDFINQYMPDAPSAWDKVSIFHLLNHTSGIPSYTSFPDFAAFTTSTKTPEQQIDFFRNKPLSFQPGSNFEYNNSAYVLLGYLIEKISGQSYADFVVHNIFKPLDMDDSGYDSHSEIILHRASGYMVSPNGLCNADYLDMSIPYSAGSLYSTTHDLLLWEQGLFGGKILSSASLEKMIEPFKNDYGFGVRIHSLDGHKSITHAGGTSGFNTKLIYSPDDKLTVIVLANLNALGYVAQDLALKMVTLAHGKTVTLPSERKEINVSSEILAQYVGIYNFAPYVGPYGLTPLKQLVISLKNGYLIAQETNQPKTQLFPESETQFFGKIPDIQINFIKNKQGQISHMELHQDGEVSTGINHQL
- a CDS encoding AAA family ATPase codes for the protein MPKSTVHHPINKPNFFLITGGPGAGKTSVLNELNKQGQLVVPEVARKIIQAQNAVDGNATHSGNRDNFCDLMLEQSIADFKRMELVNQSVFFDRGIPDLYGYSQRFCGKINTEIVRATQQYRYNTSVFIFPPWSEIYKYDLERQQDFQEAIETWKAIKEAHTVCGYDLIEVPKDTIENRVNFILQLMNLYNG
- a CDS encoding pyridoxine/pyridoxamine 5'-phosphate oxidase, with the protein product MIDPIKQLNIWIDEERHKGAPNPQQAVLSTATKKSIPHARVVAIREISEQSLLFFTQKGTRKVTELTTNPSASLTFWFELLQREVIIEGVVESLLPEENERYWQTYPREAQIRFYSYAATSSQPILNKHQLEKTKKDIDVNYQDKPLPMSEFYCGFRIKPVRMVFYAYRTDELSDVLEYRYVDNSWIKTMLSP
- a CDS encoding DUF1189 family protein, producing MNDRLHRWFSTLSQYSKALYASFYSFVLYADVVKRWYGLGIGYLLFLIILGAIPLSGRVIVAFNHFFNEEILFPIQSIPPLTMQNGEITYNQPMPYLIKNNKGEVVSIIDTTGTVSDMNQAYPQLTVLITKNKMIIRPPSYKQFLGLAKDNIGNPIYTRTFDKGLNGLLSGEEWINSTGISRLNTLMQILIFPSVTLFYFGVFGVMLLLLSALVQLYSDIFFSFKLPFKASCRLLAVAATPTLVLFFFMRCGNFAVPGMSLVYGVLVLSYISYGLYSVKRLTV